The uncultured Fusobacterium sp. DNA window TTTTTAGGTTAGTATATTCATTTATATATTCTTCTCTATCATAAATTTCTTTAGTTTCTATAATCTCATCAAAATTAACTTCTATTTCATAAACTTTTTTTAATTTAGTTAGTTTCTTAAACTTTTCTAAATAACTAAAGGTTTTAGGATTCTTATAACAAATTTCAATAATAATATAACTTCCATCATCTATTTTAAAGACAATATCTGGAATATAAGTATTATTTAATAGTCTAACTTCAGTTCTTGAATCAATAATTTTAAATCTTTCAAATTCTTTTAATTTAGAAAAATACTCTTTCCAGTACCTATGAATTAAGCTTTCTCCTCTATCTCCACAGTCATTATCTAAATGATA harbors:
- a CDS encoding competence protein CoiA family protein encodes the protein MFALNSNNEIVHIKEALSKTDYFCAKCGGRLRVRNGKIKIKHFYHLDNDCGDRGESLIHRYWKEYFSKLKEFERFKIIDSRTEVRLLNNTYIPDIVFKIDDGSYIIIEICYKNPKTFSYLEKFKKLTKLKKVYEIEVNFDEIIETKEIYDREEYINEYTNLKNKLFLAKEYILNISKK